A region of Oncorhynchus masou masou isolate Uvic2021 chromosome 29, UVic_Omas_1.1, whole genome shotgun sequence DNA encodes the following proteins:
- the LOC135521106 gene encoding regulator of cell cycle RGCC-like isoform X1 has protein sequence MLSSFEIHKTIKMKSPKLKSQGKFISATFLEEEDDLSDVLCEFDAVIEDFTSPVEKRHFRYDEHLKTAKRRSSASVSDSGISDSESAESLNRNSFSFSDERLNSPSPTTPPSLTSPKAKLGDTKELEDFIADLDKTLASKC, from the exons ATGTTGAGTAGTTTTGAGATTCACAAGACAATAAAAATGAAATCTCCAAAATTGAAGTCTCAAGGCAAAT ttatttcAGCTACATTCCTTGAGGAGGAGGATGATCTGTCTGACGTGCTGTGTGAGTTTGACGCGGTGATCGAGGATTTTACGTCGCCGGTGGAGAAAAGACACTTCCGCTACGACGAGCACCTGAAGACAGCGAAGAGACGCAGCAGCGCCAGCGTCAGTGACAGCGGCATCAGCGACTCGGAAA gtgCTGAGTCACTCAACAGGAACAGCTTCAGTTTCAGTGATGAGAGATTGAactctccctcccccaccactCCCCCATCTCTGACGTCACCCAAAG CTAAACTGGGAGACACTAAAGAACTGGAGGACTTCATTGCTGACCTTGACAAGACATTAGCCAGTAAGTGCTAA
- the LOC135521106 gene encoding regulator of cell cycle RGCC-like isoform X2 produces MLSSFEIHKTIKMKSPKLKSQGKFISATFLEEEDDLSDVLCEFDAVIEDFTSPVEKRHFRYDEHLKTAKRRSSASVSDSGISDSESAESLNRNSFSFSDERLNSPSPTTPPSLTSPKAKLGDTKELEDFIADLDKTLASM; encoded by the exons ATGTTGAGTAGTTTTGAGATTCACAAGACAATAAAAATGAAATCTCCAAAATTGAAGTCTCAAGGCAAAT ttatttcAGCTACATTCCTTGAGGAGGAGGATGATCTGTCTGACGTGCTGTGTGAGTTTGACGCGGTGATCGAGGATTTTACGTCGCCGGTGGAGAAAAGACACTTCCGCTACGACGAGCACCTGAAGACAGCGAAGAGACGCAGCAGCGCCAGCGTCAGTGACAGCGGCATCAGCGACTCGGAAA gtgCTGAGTCACTCAACAGGAACAGCTTCAGTTTCAGTGATGAGAGATTGAactctccctcccccaccactCCCCCATCTCTGACGTCACCCAAAG CTAAACTGGGAGACACTAAAGAACTGGAGGACTTCATTGCTGACCTTGACAAGACATTAGCCA GCATGTGA